A DNA window from Chitinibacter fontanus contains the following coding sequences:
- a CDS encoding flagellinolysin gives MQITTNVVSLNTQRHLSQTSNGLAQVLSRLSSGLRINTAKDDAAGLAISSRMDATIRGDRQAIRNMNDGVSLMQVAEGAMSNAADVVQRIRELGVQAANGSLSGSDRQALQAEANQLLQSLSTQAQNAEFNGQKIFAQSESSLGGDPARRGIIDGLKMGWLEEAETRITNLFGITGDGADLNIVFEPPAGSGLSSAAGGTAAAVGSLTGTADANGKTLNMFLWIDPEDFKPPNLPDGGGVAVGNGTVYSDRIIAHEMVHAVMGRSMNFAPLASWFKEGAAEFIHGADERLFADTAGGTDTSAALSYKTNPTSGSEIYTGGYLAVRYMHQQIKAAGGNGIKDIMTYLSTHTGSTLDDALTHASHGAFNNFNDFDAKFLAAAATPSLFTTLGVNFTNEDTGAIGGADVDGKPAMSSTNVFADQGTQFSKQVLKGFKQVWAAGTTGIDIQGGTGLKETSFQVGNGAGQKKLPSNLGA, from the coding sequence GTGCAAATCACGACCAACGTAGTTTCGCTGAATACGCAGCGGCACCTGAGCCAAACCAGCAATGGTTTAGCTCAGGTGTTGTCGCGTCTATCGTCTGGTTTACGTATCAATACCGCTAAAGATGATGCAGCAGGTCTGGCGATTTCTAGTCGTATGGACGCCACGATTCGCGGGGATAGGCAGGCCATTCGTAATATGAATGACGGTGTCTCGCTGATGCAGGTGGCAGAAGGGGCGATGAGCAACGCCGCCGATGTCGTACAAAGGATTCGTGAACTAGGCGTGCAGGCTGCTAATGGCAGTTTGTCAGGATCAGATCGTCAGGCATTACAAGCTGAAGCTAATCAACTGCTACAAAGCTTGAGTACCCAAGCACAAAACGCCGAGTTTAATGGGCAAAAGATTTTCGCCCAGTCTGAAAGCAGTTTGGGTGGAGATCCTGCTCGTCGAGGGATTATCGACGGTTTGAAAATGGGTTGGTTGGAAGAGGCGGAAACAAGAATTACCAACCTGTTTGGTATCACTGGTGATGGTGCTGATCTAAATATTGTCTTTGAGCCTCCAGCCGGGTCTGGGCTGAGTAGTGCCGCTGGTGGCACTGCAGCTGCGGTTGGCAGTTTAACCGGCACGGCTGATGCAAATGGTAAAACGCTGAATATGTTTCTTTGGATTGATCCGGAGGACTTCAAGCCACCAAATTTACCCGATGGTGGTGGTGTAGCGGTTGGGAATGGTACGGTTTATAGCGATCGGATTATTGCGCACGAGATGGTGCATGCAGTGATGGGGCGTTCTATGAATTTTGCCCCATTGGCTAGTTGGTTCAAGGAAGGTGCCGCAGAATTTATTCATGGCGCTGATGAGCGACTGTTCGCAGATACCGCCGGTGGTACTGATACTTCGGCCGCGCTTAGCTATAAAACCAATCCAACCAGTGGTTCAGAAATTTATACCGGCGGTTATTTAGCGGTTCGCTATATGCACCAACAAATCAAGGCAGCAGGCGGAAATGGCATCAAGGATATCATGACCTATCTGAGCACCCACACAGGCTCAACGCTGGATGATGCACTGACTCATGCTAGTCATGGTGCATTTAATAATTTCAACGATTTTGATGCAAAATTCCTGGCGGCGGCTGCAACCCCCAGTTTATTCACCACCTTGGGGGTGAATTTTACAAATGAAGATACTGGTGCGATTGGCGGTGCCGATGTTGATGGCAAGCCCGCGATGAGTAGCACGAATGTGTTTGCCGATCAGGGCACACAATTTAGTAAACAGGTACTCAAAGGCTTCAAACAGG
- the hslO gene encoding Hsp33 family molecular chaperone HslO, giving the protein MKDVLERFLFEKAPVRGELVKLDATYKEVLARHNYPLVLRSRLGELMAAGALLSAMLKFDGTLVMQMHGTGALQLLVVEVTSQNTLRATARWDADKIAAFDETSSIAELLGRGRFMITIDPTVGEPYQGVVGMEVGQTVAQIIEHYMTHSEQLDTRLWLACEDGIAAGMMLQKMPAQDDLENTWDHLVTLAGTVKNEELLQLEPRETLYRLFHEDSARVFDPATPRFACTCSRERVGGMIKLMERDEVDEVLAERGHVHVVCDFCGKEYEFDPVDIGALYAGSDAGHGTVQ; this is encoded by the coding sequence ATGAAAGATGTTTTAGAACGATTTTTGTTTGAAAAGGCGCCTGTACGCGGCGAATTGGTCAAACTAGATGCCACGTACAAAGAAGTTTTAGCGCGACATAATTATCCGCTGGTGCTGCGTTCGCGTTTGGGCGAGTTAATGGCTGCGGGTGCGCTGCTATCGGCCATGCTCAAATTTGACGGTACGCTGGTGATGCAAATGCATGGCACTGGTGCTTTGCAATTGCTCGTAGTTGAAGTGACTAGCCAGAATACCCTGCGGGCAACTGCTCGCTGGGATGCGGATAAAATTGCCGCATTTGATGAGACGAGCTCAATTGCCGAATTACTGGGGCGGGGTCGTTTTATGATTACGATCGACCCAACCGTGGGCGAGCCTTATCAAGGCGTGGTCGGTATGGAGGTCGGCCAAACCGTGGCGCAGATCATCGAGCACTACATGACGCATTCCGAGCAGCTCGATACACGCCTGTGGCTGGCGTGCGAAGATGGCATCGCCGCCGGCATGATGTTGCAAAAAATGCCTGCGCAGGATGATCTGGAAAATACTTGGGATCACTTAGTTACGTTGGCTGGGACAGTGAAAAACGAAGAGTTGCTGCAACTGGAGCCGCGCGAAACACTATATCGCCTATTCCACGAAGATAGCGCCCGCGTGTTCGACCCCGCCACACCACGCTTTGCCTGCACCTGCTCGCGTGAGCGTGTGGGCGGCATGATCAAATTGATGGAACGCGATGAGGTCGACGAAGTGCTTGCCGAGCGCGGTCACGTGCATGTGGTGTGTGATTTCTGCGGTAAAGAGTATGAATTTGACCCCGTAGATATTGGTGCTCTCTATGCTGGTAGCGATGCAGGTCATGGTACGGTGCAGTAA
- a CDS encoding MFS transporter, whose translation MTTVVVVKKEGQIAIAADSQSTFGDMRLGAVDDARWNKIFQHEGSYFAICGSAAHDLVLQSALKKIKNLDFSSRVAIFESFRKLHPKLKEDFYLKPDEEEDDPYESSQMTVLIANQHGIFGVYSLREVYEFQRFWAMGSGRDFAIGAMNALYEQLDAEGLAKAGIEAGCAFDVSSSMPMTSYLISA comes from the coding sequence ATGACCACGGTCGTAGTCGTGAAAAAAGAAGGTCAGATAGCCATTGCGGCCGATAGTCAGTCGACTTTTGGTGATATGCGCTTGGGCGCGGTCGATGATGCGCGCTGGAATAAGATTTTCCAGCATGAAGGCAGCTATTTCGCCATTTGTGGCAGTGCGGCACACGATTTGGTACTGCAATCGGCATTAAAAAAGATCAAAAACCTTGATTTTTCCAGCCGAGTCGCCATCTTTGAATCATTCCGCAAATTGCATCCAAAGCTAAAGGAAGATTTCTACCTCAAGCCGGATGAGGAAGAAGACGATCCTTATGAATCCAGTCAGATGACGGTTTTAATTGCCAATCAGCACGGTATTTTTGGCGTCTACAGTTTGCGTGAAGTGTATGAGTTTCAGCGTTTCTGGGCGATGGGCAGCGGCCGCGATTTTGCGATTGGTGCCATGAATGCACTGTATGAGCAACTCGATGCTGAAGGTTTAGCAAAAGCGGGTATTGAGGCCGGTTGCGCATTTGATGTTAGCTCCAGTATGCCGATGACGAGCTATTTAATTAGCGCCTAA
- a CDS encoding ABC transporter ATP-binding protein has product MSALCVSALHKHYQLDSIRVPALIDINLQIQPARFTVISGPSGSGKTTLLNLIGCIDRADEGEITIAGQNVKQLNDQALADFRLRHIGFIFQNFNLLPVLNAFENIEYPLILAKIPASQRKARVLELLAAVGLADKARHLPGQLSGGQRQRVAIARALATSPQWVLADEPTANLDSQTGAAIIQLMRQMQQELKISFVFSSHDPQVLAAADDAIFIRDGRIVNTTSNSINAQQAEVIA; this is encoded by the coding sequence ATGTCAGCGCTATGCGTTTCTGCACTTCATAAACATTATCAGCTCGACTCGATTCGTGTTCCTGCACTAATCGATATCAATCTGCAAATTCAGCCAGCGCGGTTTACCGTTATTTCTGGGCCGTCTGGTAGCGGCAAAACCACCTTGTTGAATTTAATCGGCTGCATCGATCGCGCTGACGAAGGTGAAATTACGATAGCCGGACAAAACGTAAAACAACTTAATGATCAGGCACTCGCGGATTTTCGTCTGCGTCATATTGGCTTTATTTTTCAGAATTTCAATCTGCTACCGGTACTAAATGCGTTTGAAAACATCGAATACCCCCTGATTTTGGCCAAAATACCGGCCTCGCAACGCAAAGCTCGCGTACTTGAATTGCTGGCTGCAGTGGGGTTGGCGGATAAAGCCCGACATTTACCGGGCCAGCTCTCGGGCGGGCAACGGCAGCGGGTCGCGATTGCCAGAGCACTTGCCACCTCCCCACAGTGGGTGCTGGCGGATGAGCCTACCGCGAATCTGGATAGCCAGACTGGTGCAGCCATTATTCAGCTAATGCGCCAGATGCAGCAGGAGCTCAAAATCTCCTTTGTTTTCTCCTCACACGACCCTCAAGTTTTAGCTGCAGCAGATGACGCCATCTTTATTCGGGATGGTCGTATCGTGAACACAACCAGCAATAGCATCAATGCTCAACAAGCGGAGGTCATAGCATGA
- a CDS encoding ABC transporter permease, whose product MNTLSLAWRNLLRNRRRSLTTLLAMMIGAVAILLFGGYSGNINLGLQTDFVRRGGHLQIQRQDYFLYGTGNPAAYGIRDYQRVIDVVKHDPVLAPMLTVVTPTLSLGGIAGNFNAGVSRTVIGHGVVVGEQNQLRQWNDYQFPGQAKLSPLTGSAENAATIGMGVARVLQLCDQLEIKNCAKVKEIEHEPLAASTPADISALAELEAAPKQPSSGAQIELLAANTHGAPNVAALQVVKAEQLGVKELDDLAITLHLKQAQQLIYGGDTPQVTAIVLQLKHTQQIAAAQARLNELMNTELKGMALEVHDFSTLNPSYGQITGMFAAIFSFITVLIGAIVLFTVGNTMSMAVVERTVEIGTLRAIGLRRSGIRNLFVCEGLLLGSVGAGLGVVLALIAAYLINHSGLSWMPPGNSEPVALMVRVWGEGRMIIGTVLGLLLVATLSAWWPARRAAQLNIVDALRHV is encoded by the coding sequence ATGAACACGCTTTCACTGGCTTGGCGCAATTTACTACGCAATCGGCGCCGTTCACTGACAACCTTGCTGGCCATGATGATCGGCGCAGTGGCGATCCTGTTATTCGGCGGCTATAGCGGCAATATTAATTTGGGCTTGCAAACCGACTTTGTCCGCCGCGGTGGGCATTTGCAAATTCAAAGGCAAGATTATTTTCTGTATGGCACCGGCAATCCGGCGGCCTACGGTATCCGTGATTACCAACGGGTCATTGATGTCGTTAAACATGATCCAGTGCTGGCACCAATGCTAACCGTGGTCACCCCGACCCTCAGCTTAGGTGGGATTGCGGGCAACTTTAATGCTGGCGTATCCCGCACCGTGATTGGCCATGGCGTGGTCGTGGGCGAGCAAAACCAGTTACGCCAATGGAACGACTATCAATTTCCCGGCCAAGCCAAATTATCGCCACTGACAGGCAGTGCGGAAAATGCGGCCACTATTGGCATGGGCGTTGCTCGCGTCCTGCAACTTTGCGATCAGCTTGAAATCAAGAATTGCGCCAAAGTTAAAGAGATCGAGCATGAGCCCCTAGCTGCGTCAACACCGGCCGACATTAGTGCGTTAGCCGAGTTAGAAGCTGCACCAAAACAGCCTAGCAGCGGAGCCCAGATCGAGCTGTTGGCCGCCAATACCCATGGCGCGCCCAATGTAGCGGCGTTGCAAGTGGTAAAAGCTGAGCAGCTTGGGGTAAAAGAACTCGATGATTTAGCGATTACCCTGCATCTAAAACAAGCGCAACAATTGATTTACGGTGGTGATACGCCGCAAGTGACCGCAATTGTGCTGCAACTGAAACATACGCAACAAATTGCCGCCGCCCAAGCGCGACTCAATGAATTAATGAATACCGAGCTCAAAGGCATGGCGCTAGAAGTGCACGATTTCAGCACACTCAACCCTAGCTACGGCCAAATTACCGGCATGTTTGCCGCCATTTTTAGTTTTATCACCGTCCTAATTGGCGCGATTGTGCTGTTTACCGTTGGCAATACCATGAGCATGGCGGTGGTCGAGCGCACCGTTGAGATCGGTACGCTGCGCGCCATCGGCCTGCGTCGCAGCGGCATTCGCAATTTGTTTGTCTGCGAAGGCCTATTGCTAGGCAGTGTGGGCGCAGGTTTAGGGGTGGTATTAGCACTGATTGCCGCCTACCTCATCAACCACAGCGGCTTGAGCTGGATGCCACCTGGCAATTCAGAACCCGTAGCCCTTATGGTCCGCGTCTGGGGCGAGGGGCGGATGATTATTGGCACGGTCTTGGGTTTATTACTGGTAGCCACCTTATCCGCTTGGTGGCCGGCCCGCCGCGCTGCACAACTCAATATTGTAGATGCACTACGACACGTTTAA
- a CDS encoding LiaI-LiaF-like domain-containing protein: MRHSLILVLLGGLFLGVNLGWWPNVLSLLATWWPLILIALGLAGLIAPKTRSHCLRQHEGERS, from the coding sequence ATGCGTCACTCTTTAATCTTAGTTTTGCTCGGCGGTCTCTTCCTTGGCGTCAATCTGGGCTGGTGGCCAAATGTATTGAGCTTGCTTGCCACTTGGTGGCCGTTGATTTTAATCGCACTCGGGCTTGCTGGCTTGATTGCCCCCAAAACACGGTCGCACTGCCTACGCCAGCATGAAGGAGAACGCTCATGA
- a CDS encoding outer membrane lipoprotein-sorting protein, producing the protein MSRIRRASQSWGLGLLCLTMAQLSWAAPSAQALLAASDAVRNPDQSFGLINNLIEYRDGKQIDSSTLAVYARADRKTGQFRNLIRFVAPQRDAGKLLLKNGNDLWFFDPSSKASVRITPQQRLLGQAANGDVMTVNLAGDYDASIGAEEEIQDGERQKRASYRLDLTAKNNEVTYHRIEYWLDRNNSRPIKAKFYSNSDRLLKTAYYRHFQTSLGQERPTETVIIDGLDPKWITVMRLSDWAYREVPESWFQRDYLPRFNPEQAQ; encoded by the coding sequence ATGAGCCGTATTCGCCGCGCAAGCCAGTCTTGGGGATTGGGTCTGCTCTGCTTGACGATGGCGCAACTGAGCTGGGCAGCACCGTCGGCACAAGCGCTACTGGCGGCCAGCGATGCGGTGCGCAATCCAGACCAGTCATTCGGGTTAATCAATAACCTAATTGAATACCGCGACGGCAAACAAATCGATAGCTCGACACTGGCGGTATATGCACGGGCCGATCGTAAAACCGGACAATTTCGTAACTTGATCCGTTTTGTAGCACCACAGCGGGATGCGGGTAAGTTACTGCTCAAAAATGGCAATGATTTATGGTTTTTTGACCCCAGCAGCAAAGCCAGCGTTCGTATTACACCGCAGCAACGTTTGCTGGGGCAGGCGGCTAATGGCGACGTGATGACGGTGAATCTAGCTGGCGATTACGATGCCAGCATCGGTGCCGAAGAAGAAATTCAGGATGGCGAACGACAAAAACGCGCCAGCTACCGGCTTGATCTAACCGCCAAGAACAATGAAGTCACTTACCATCGCATTGAATACTGGCTGGATCGCAATAATAGCCGCCCGATCAAAGCGAAATTCTACTCGAATAGCGATCGCCTGCTTAAAACGGCTTACTACCGCCATTTTCAGACATCGTTAGGTCAAGAGCGCCCGACAGAAACAGTGATTATTGACGGGCTGGATCCAAAGTGGATTACCGTAATGCGCTTGAGTGATTGGGCGTACCGCGAGGTGCCTGAAAGCTGGTTCCAGCGTGATTATCTGCCACGTTTCAACCCTGAACAGGCTCAGTAA